Proteins encoded together in one Planctopirus ephydatiae window:
- a CDS encoding O-antigen ligase family protein, with the protein MPSWRTMAFSIQSLLFGEQAIPVRADLETRQSAGWMWMSARGKKPVVETRRAGTSTGQRMVQDAGGRGLVEPSRWQDRVAGWLVVLLACLFFARFWTPPEAAVMGESLWLAILSMATSALLLILLPKTEPVSRAWRSGYVWGLLLLTAGQVAGTIHVWLAQGDRRAAANLLIEFFSLAMGACVLWRLAPRLPERVGHVISLNAIWPFVITTLLSMSVLGLYQHEIGLPAISGRYIKAIQELDRLEGLQERSAEEESKISQLRQKLESDGIPSELHARRAFFQRLTSSEPYGFCALANTFAAVLLVLLILSLFAWPEVTQQRTMWSWPDLSRPFTWMLVAAWLLGGWTLLLTKSRTAVLALAVTMLLLAVRPLVSQWKAVGNLRVSSRSWLWIFGAGTGAIVLLVGLVAWRGGLDLEVITEAPKSLRYRLEYWVATLQMLADHPWFGVGPGNFRSVYLSYKLPSSSEEIADPHNMVLEAWSSGGVLSLAGLLVLAGTGLFALGNGLLTSSSGVNAQTSAEGFCVPNSPAIHLPAQWPMWAGAGSLAIAWWGRFLLDGVFDDALIVFGVFWTGLYLIIDRWGWNSSKKAETADESPAAPQELRADRDARGFAHSWGDLAFPAAAFALGVNLLAAGGFGMAAILGLWLLLITLSTWPVGAAVTQMREPKEFQAVKAGFGEDLISSCFVWASRLLPGAMVLVIVLSIWWTWPVWMVSQGRIQMSARPVTTRGAAIREMVKLAELDEWSPSLAETAGMAWFSNAESSTEWANGEKWMKSASQRDFHSYRPHEQLARAYFERAVSSPAERQIFAEKAVESFGEANRRYRSSSRLLAGAAEALALAGQRKQASIQANLALEQDELNRQLGHSDRVLPEEVVERLKRLQSEKLDEDPLNKGRVQ; encoded by the coding sequence ATGCCTTCTTGGCGAACGATGGCGTTTTCGATCCAGAGTCTGTTGTTCGGGGAGCAGGCGATTCCTGTTCGCGCAGATCTGGAAACGCGACAAAGCGCGGGATGGATGTGGATGTCTGCGAGAGGAAAGAAACCTGTTGTTGAAACCCGGCGGGCTGGAACTTCGACAGGTCAGCGCATGGTGCAGGATGCGGGGGGGCGAGGGCTGGTTGAACCTTCGCGATGGCAGGACCGAGTGGCGGGTTGGCTCGTTGTGCTGCTCGCCTGCCTTTTTTTTGCCAGGTTCTGGACACCACCGGAAGCAGCAGTGATGGGGGAATCCCTCTGGTTGGCGATTCTGTCGATGGCCACATCGGCGTTGCTGCTGATCCTCCTGCCGAAAACAGAGCCTGTTTCGCGTGCCTGGCGTTCAGGGTATGTCTGGGGGTTGCTGTTGCTGACGGCTGGTCAGGTGGCTGGGACAATTCACGTCTGGCTGGCTCAGGGAGATCGACGAGCGGCTGCCAATCTGTTGATCGAGTTTTTTTCTCTGGCAATGGGAGCCTGCGTGCTGTGGCGTCTGGCACCTCGATTGCCGGAACGAGTGGGCCACGTGATCAGCCTGAATGCGATCTGGCCCTTTGTGATCACGACATTACTGTCAATGTCTGTACTGGGGCTGTATCAGCATGAGATTGGCCTACCTGCGATCTCTGGTCGATATATCAAAGCGATACAGGAACTGGATCGACTGGAGGGTCTGCAGGAGCGATCCGCAGAAGAGGAATCGAAGATTTCACAGCTCAGGCAAAAGCTGGAAAGCGATGGTATCCCTTCAGAATTGCACGCTCGCAGAGCGTTCTTTCAGCGGTTGACCAGCAGTGAGCCTTATGGCTTTTGCGCTTTGGCGAATACATTTGCGGCAGTCCTGCTGGTGCTTTTGATCTTGAGTCTGTTTGCGTGGCCAGAGGTGACTCAGCAGCGCACGATGTGGTCGTGGCCTGATCTTTCCCGCCCATTCACCTGGATGCTGGTGGCGGCATGGCTATTGGGAGGCTGGACCTTGCTGCTGACGAAATCCCGTACGGCAGTGCTCGCACTGGCTGTCACGATGCTGCTGCTGGCTGTGCGGCCACTTGTCAGCCAGTGGAAAGCTGTGGGCAATCTGCGTGTTTCGTCCAGATCGTGGTTGTGGATCTTCGGTGCTGGCACAGGAGCCATTGTGCTACTGGTCGGTTTGGTAGCCTGGCGCGGCGGGCTGGATCTGGAGGTGATCACAGAAGCCCCGAAGTCGCTGCGATATCGACTGGAATACTGGGTCGCGACGTTGCAGATGCTGGCAGATCATCCCTGGTTTGGTGTGGGCCCCGGAAACTTTCGCAGCGTTTATCTGTCGTACAAACTCCCGAGTTCGAGCGAAGAGATCGCTGACCCTCATAACATGGTTCTCGAAGCGTGGAGTTCGGGAGGGGTTTTGTCGCTGGCGGGGTTACTGGTGCTCGCAGGAACCGGACTGTTCGCCCTGGGGAATGGTTTATTGACCTCTTCGTCGGGAGTGAATGCTCAAACTTCGGCGGAAGGTTTTTGCGTTCCAAATTCTCCAGCGATTCACCTGCCTGCTCAATGGCCAATGTGGGCTGGTGCTGGCAGTCTAGCGATTGCCTGGTGGGGCCGCTTTCTGCTCGATGGGGTCTTTGACGATGCGCTCATTGTGTTTGGCGTCTTCTGGACTGGGCTGTATCTGATTATCGACCGGTGGGGATGGAACTCATCGAAGAAGGCAGAGACGGCCGATGAATCGCCTGCTGCCCCGCAGGAATTGCGGGCCGATCGAGATGCTCGTGGATTCGCTCACAGTTGGGGAGATCTGGCATTTCCAGCAGCGGCGTTCGCTCTGGGAGTGAATCTCCTGGCGGCTGGCGGGTTTGGCATGGCGGCAATCCTGGGATTATGGCTGCTGCTGATCACTTTATCGACGTGGCCGGTGGGGGCCGCTGTTACGCAGATGAGAGAACCCAAAGAATTTCAGGCTGTCAAAGCTGGTTTTGGCGAGGATTTGATCTCGTCGTGTTTCGTGTGGGCAAGTCGACTACTCCCTGGAGCGATGGTGCTGGTGATAGTCCTTTCGATCTGGTGGACATGGCCAGTCTGGATGGTCTCACAGGGACGCATCCAGATGTCAGCTCGACCAGTTACGACACGAGGTGCCGCCATTCGGGAAATGGTGAAATTGGCTGAATTGGATGAGTGGTCTCCCAGCCTGGCAGAGACGGCCGGCATGGCGTGGTTTTCGAATGCCGAAAGTTCGACGGAGTGGGCGAACGGTGAAAAATGGATGAAATCCGCCAGTCAACGCGATTTTCACAGTTACCGGCCTCATGAGCAGTTGGCGCGTGCCTATTTTGAAAGAGCTGTGAGCAGTCCTGCTGAGCGGCAGATTTTTGCCGAGAAAGCTGTGGAATCTTTTGGGGAAGCGAATCGCAGATACCGCAGTTCCAGTCGACTTCTGGCTGGGGCTGCGGAAGCGTTGGCATTGGCAGGGCAGCGAAAACAGGCCTCAATTCAAGCGAATCTGGCTTTGGAGCAGGATGAATTGAATCGGCAATTGGGCCACTCGGATCGTGTGCTTCCTGAAGAAGTTGTCGAGCGACTCAAGCGACTGCAATCAGAAAAGCTGGATGAAGATCCTTTGAACAAGGGGCGAGTCCAGTGA
- a CDS encoding MraY family glycosyltransferase, protein MANIRVDHSLELAGPVHGLTGVVTLTSQSALRMLLFVCACVLPSFWVSFAAVGAMRWIAPRLGLIDKPAARKVHLVPKPMGGGIGLWCGVLIPLTGALLIVFFAPELLPVKIPGKTISADGSVLYRLPQLLAVTLGALAMGLVGLADDFRPLPWQPRLFLQFLISAIVVACGVRATFFVESFWLGAIASVLWFVVLVNSINFLDNMDGLAGGIGLIVSGVFACMMLSRADDPRWMVGGYFLLLCGSLLGFLCHNWSPARIFMGDAGSYFLGFSLASMTILGTFYTAEDGRTHTILAPLCVLAVPLYDLLSVISIRLKEGRSPFQPDKKHFSHRLVALGLKPVHAVLTVHLATLTTGLAGLLLCSVDSWGAALLCLGIVVCILAMIAILESAPRPAIAGSSLGTIPVVAMSAAAGPEQSVTEVSASGRELNSHAADRSSTDVSARNW, encoded by the coding sequence ATGGCCAATATTCGTGTCGATCACTCATTGGAGCTTGCCGGGCCAGTGCATGGACTTACTGGTGTGGTGACTCTCACGTCGCAAAGTGCCCTTCGCATGTTGCTGTTTGTCTGTGCCTGTGTACTTCCCTCATTCTGGGTTTCATTCGCGGCCGTCGGTGCGATGCGCTGGATTGCTCCCCGACTGGGTCTGATCGATAAGCCTGCTGCTCGCAAAGTTCATTTAGTTCCCAAGCCCATGGGGGGCGGGATTGGTCTGTGGTGTGGTGTGCTGATTCCACTGACTGGAGCATTGCTGATCGTCTTTTTTGCACCGGAACTTTTGCCCGTCAAGATTCCCGGAAAGACGATCTCGGCTGATGGCAGTGTGCTGTACCGTCTGCCTCAGCTATTGGCTGTGACTCTGGGAGCGTTGGCCATGGGCCTTGTGGGGCTGGCTGATGATTTTCGCCCTTTGCCATGGCAGCCCAGGCTCTTTCTGCAATTTCTGATTTCCGCCATTGTGGTGGCTTGTGGAGTGCGGGCGACATTCTTTGTCGAGAGTTTCTGGCTGGGGGCGATTGCCAGTGTGTTGTGGTTTGTGGTGCTCGTGAACTCGATTAACTTTCTAGACAACATGGATGGGCTGGCGGGTGGAATTGGCCTCATCGTTTCGGGTGTGTTTGCCTGTATGATGCTTTCGAGAGCCGATGATCCCCGCTGGATGGTGGGAGGCTATTTTCTCCTTTTGTGCGGCTCGCTTTTGGGCTTTTTATGCCACAACTGGTCACCAGCCCGCATTTTTATGGGAGATGCCGGTAGCTATTTTCTGGGCTTTTCGCTGGCGAGCATGACGATCCTGGGGACGTTCTACACTGCGGAAGATGGCCGGACACATACGATTCTGGCACCTCTTTGCGTGCTGGCTGTGCCACTTTACGATCTGCTGTCGGTGATCAGTATTCGATTGAAGGAAGGGCGCAGTCCTTTTCAGCCGGACAAGAAGCACTTTTCGCATCGACTGGTGGCTTTGGGGCTGAAACCTGTCCATGCCGTACTGACGGTGCATCTTGCGACATTGACGACGGGGCTGGCTGGTCTTTTGCTGTGCTCGGTCGATTCATGGGGGGCGGCGCTATTATGCCTGGGGATTGTGGTCTGCATCCTCGCGATGATTGCCATTCTTGAGTCGGCACCACGGCCTGCGATCGCTGGTTCATCCTTGGGAACAATCCCTGTGGTGGCGATGTCGGCGGCTGCTGGGCCTGAACAAAGCGTGACTGAAGTTTCAGCGAGTGGCCGCGAATTGAATTCGCACGCTGCGGATCGGTCTTCGACCGATGTTTCGGCAAGGAACTGGTAA
- a CDS encoding tetratricopeptide repeat protein, with amino-acid sequence MNHEISYKVVKRLAAAEGYLELELPQAALSELNRIGDSGPFNAIEQLLRGEALTGLSQFDEAIEPLKKAADLFPAPMNRRAWASLSKCYASTGQDSLANEALVASQTEVASQGQPGVIVQVVMQPIFTAVLGNQVRQIQR; translated from the coding sequence ATGAATCATGAGATTTCATACAAAGTCGTCAAACGACTGGCCGCTGCTGAGGGATATCTGGAACTCGAACTGCCACAGGCAGCTCTCTCCGAACTGAATCGAATCGGTGATTCAGGCCCTTTCAATGCCATCGAGCAGCTGTTGCGTGGTGAAGCTCTCACAGGTCTCAGCCAGTTCGACGAAGCGATTGAACCCCTGAAGAAAGCCGCCGATCTGTTCCCTGCCCCCATGAATCGCCGGGCCTGGGCCAGTCTTTCGAAATGCTACGCCTCCACCGGCCAGGATTCGCTGGCGAATGAAGCTCTGGTAGCCAGCCAGACTGAAGTAGCGTCTCAAGGCCAACCGGGAGTGATCGTGCAGGTTGTCATGCAGCCGATCTTTACGGCCGTCCTGGGCAATCAGGTCCGGCAGATCCAGCGATAA
- a CDS encoding DUF502 domain-containing protein gives MSHDPAPTAQPPRTYPERVGITFVTGLIGLTPLALTLAVLVWVVRLIHDLFGPLSPFGKALMSIGMPIVACETTAYLIGILAVVLAIYGMGALVENGMGGGWQRMLDQGLRRIPALGTIYDASKHVTSLFDRKKDSLQSMTPVMCFFGDGSDIGTPALMPTSELVHFGGEAYHIVILPTAPVPFGGALLCVKQAWVKPANCSLEDLVGIYVSMGVTAPKSLSKPASPMGPEPAAPLEKS, from the coding sequence ATGTCCCACGATCCCGCGCCCACAGCACAACCTCCCCGTACTTATCCGGAACGTGTGGGCATCACCTTTGTCACCGGGCTGATTGGTCTCACGCCTCTGGCGTTAACATTGGCTGTTCTGGTCTGGGTCGTGAGGTTAATCCACGACCTGTTTGGGCCTCTCAGCCCTTTCGGCAAAGCCCTCATGTCCATTGGCATGCCCATCGTGGCTTGCGAAACAACGGCTTACCTGATTGGCATCCTCGCAGTCGTCCTCGCCATTTATGGCATGGGAGCTCTGGTGGAAAATGGCATGGGTGGAGGCTGGCAACGCATGCTGGATCAAGGGTTGCGACGTATACCGGCCCTCGGAACGATCTACGATGCCTCGAAACATGTCACCAGTCTGTTCGATCGAAAAAAAGATTCACTGCAATCCATGACGCCCGTCATGTGCTTTTTTGGAGATGGCAGTGATATCGGAACTCCGGCACTGATGCCCACTTCCGAACTCGTTCATTTTGGAGGCGAAGCCTACCACATCGTCATCCTGCCCACAGCCCCTGTCCCCTTTGGCGGAGCTTTGCTCTGCGTCAAACAGGCTTGGGTCAAACCCGCCAATTGCAGCCTCGAAGACCTCGTTGGCATTTACGTCTCCATGGGAGTCACAGCCCCCAAAAGCCTCAGTAAACCCGCTTCTCCCATGGGGCCAGAGCCTGCTGCCCCACTTGAAAAATCATGA
- the dxs gene encoding 1-deoxy-D-xylulose-5-phosphate synthase — MQMEYLPRITSPKDLEKLTASQLIRLADEIREALCGVVSDRTAHFASNLGVVELCLALHLEFDFSRDRLIWDTGHQIYPHKLITGRFASFPTIRQRGGLMGFPNPQESNYDLFMTGHAGASVSTVLGLKAGDDLAGEDRKSVAVIGDGALPSGVVFEAMNNAAELKKDMLVILNDNKMGICPRVGGLAQYLDKARSAPMYDGLKRDISRFLKSVPVVGESAKQTLSQIKDAVKGMLHGGMLFEEMGFKYIGPIDGHDLPTLRKYLAMVKKMKGPVLLHVFTNKGHGFRPACDDPVTFHAPPPFQRDAYGQIVQMKSTSSRAYTNAVSDALYKSMEKDSRVCVLTAAMCEGNKLSRIRQDFSDRFFDTGICEAHTVAFAGGMAKAGMRPVVDIYSTFLQRAFDHIFQEVCLQNLPVVFAMDRAGIAGPDGPTHHGVYDISYTRIFPHMVCMAPGDESDVSPMMDVALSLDRPVAIRYPKANVETIPRTLTPVELGKAEVISEGQDGTLVAYGSLLTSCVKAAEILREEHGLDVGIINARFAKPLDEECLLGVLEQGFVITIEEHVLAGGFGSAVLEAASQRGVSSDRLKILALPDRFVEHGERDELLAECGLSVLGIVATALEMAGREVEI; from the coding sequence ATGCAGATGGAATATCTTCCAAGGATCACTTCTCCCAAGGATTTGGAGAAACTGACTGCTTCCCAGTTGATCCGGCTTGCCGATGAAATTCGGGAGGCGCTCTGCGGGGTGGTTTCGGATCGAACGGCTCACTTTGCCAGTAATCTGGGTGTGGTCGAGCTGTGCCTGGCACTGCATCTGGAGTTTGATTTCTCCCGCGATCGATTGATCTGGGACACCGGCCATCAGATCTATCCTCACAAATTGATAACCGGGCGGTTTGCCTCTTTCCCGACAATCCGGCAGCGTGGCGGGCTGATGGGTTTCCCCAACCCTCAGGAGAGCAACTACGACCTGTTTATGACAGGCCATGCAGGGGCAAGTGTCTCGACTGTACTGGGATTAAAAGCGGGTGATGACCTGGCGGGTGAAGATCGCAAATCGGTCGCGGTGATTGGTGATGGAGCGCTCCCTTCGGGTGTTGTCTTCGAAGCGATGAACAATGCGGCAGAGCTCAAGAAGGACATGCTGGTTATTCTGAATGACAACAAAATGGGGATCTGTCCCCGCGTGGGAGGCCTGGCTCAATATCTGGATAAAGCCCGCAGCGCGCCGATGTACGATGGGCTGAAGCGGGATATTTCGCGGTTTTTGAAGTCTGTCCCTGTTGTTGGTGAAAGTGCGAAGCAGACACTTTCACAGATTAAAGATGCCGTCAAAGGGATGCTGCACGGCGGTATGCTCTTCGAAGAGATGGGCTTCAAATACATTGGCCCGATTGACGGTCACGATCTGCCGACACTCCGGAAGTATCTGGCCATGGTCAAGAAGATGAAGGGGCCAGTCCTTCTGCATGTGTTTACGAACAAGGGGCATGGCTTCCGTCCGGCTTGTGATGATCCGGTCACGTTCCACGCACCGCCTCCGTTCCAGCGGGATGCTTATGGGCAGATCGTGCAGATGAAATCCACATCGAGCCGGGCCTATACGAATGCCGTCAGCGATGCGCTCTACAAATCGATGGAGAAAGATTCACGGGTTTGCGTGCTGACAGCGGCAATGTGTGAAGGAAATAAACTCAGCCGCATTCGGCAGGATTTCTCTGATCGATTCTTTGACACCGGGATTTGTGAGGCTCATACCGTGGCGTTTGCGGGAGGGATGGCGAAAGCGGGAATGCGGCCTGTGGTCGACATCTACAGTACATTCCTGCAACGGGCGTTTGACCATATTTTTCAGGAAGTCTGTCTGCAGAATTTGCCTGTGGTGTTTGCGATGGATCGCGCGGGGATTGCGGGACCGGATGGGCCGACGCATCACGGGGTATACGACATATCGTATACGCGCATCTTCCCACACATGGTCTGTATGGCTCCAGGTGATGAGAGCGATGTCTCGCCGATGATGGATGTTGCGCTGTCGCTCGATCGACCTGTGGCGATCCGCTACCCGAAAGCCAACGTCGAGACGATTCCCCGCACGCTGACTCCTGTCGAGTTAGGGAAGGCAGAGGTTATTAGTGAAGGCCAGGATGGGACGCTGGTGGCCTATGGTTCTTTGTTGACCAGTTGCGTGAAAGCGGCTGAGATTCTGCGTGAAGAACATGGACTCGATGTCGGGATTATCAATGCCCGTTTTGCCAAACCTCTCGATGAAGAATGCCTTCTGGGGGTTCTGGAGCAGGGCTTTGTGATCACGATTGAAGAGCATGTTCTGGCCGGTGGGTTTGGTTCCGCGGTTCTGGAAGCGGCATCCCAACGAGGTGTCTCTTCTGATCGACTGAAAATTCTCGCTCTGCCAGACCGATTTGTGGAACATGGCGAACGCGATGAACTGCTGGCCGAATGTGGCTTGAGTGTGTTAGGGATTGTTGCGACGGCACTGGAGATGGCTGGGCGAGAAGTGGAGATCTGA
- a CDS encoding polyprenyl synthetase family protein, protein MSAAHLPASQSPVATNLSGGAVEFTQHLRELQKQIEVAMDAALSATPDVTRFVPPSLFESLRYSALGGGKRLRPVLVLLASEACGADPLQAMPAAVALEMIHCYSLIHDDLPAMDDDDLRRGRPTNHIVYGEATAILAGDGLLTRAFEVLATEISNKELALACVADLASAAGWCGMVGGQAADLAAETTPVTTLVELEQIHHRKTGRLLACALTMGGRLGGASVQQLESLARYGFAIGLAFQIADDLLDVEGSSEKLGKQTQKDAQAGKATYPGFLGVEASRERATDLVKQACRELELFGPRGQWLSDLALYIIERDH, encoded by the coding sequence ATGTCGGCTGCTCATCTTCCTGCTTCTCAATCACCCGTGGCCACGAATTTGTCCGGTGGCGCGGTTGAGTTTACTCAGCATTTGAGAGAATTGCAGAAGCAGATCGAAGTGGCCATGGACGCTGCCCTGAGTGCGACGCCTGACGTTACACGATTTGTTCCACCCTCGCTGTTTGAATCGTTGAGATACAGTGCCCTGGGGGGAGGAAAGCGGTTAAGGCCGGTTCTGGTCCTGCTGGCGAGCGAAGCGTGCGGAGCCGATCCGCTGCAGGCGATGCCGGCGGCTGTCGCCCTCGAGATGATTCATTGTTATTCTCTGATTCATGACGATTTGCCGGCCATGGACGACGATGATCTGCGTCGCGGACGGCCCACAAATCATATCGTTTATGGTGAAGCGACAGCGATTCTGGCGGGTGATGGCCTGCTGACGCGCGCTTTTGAAGTTCTGGCGACCGAGATTTCGAACAAAGAACTGGCATTGGCCTGTGTGGCGGATCTGGCATCGGCTGCAGGTTGGTGCGGTATGGTGGGTGGACAGGCGGCTGATCTGGCAGCCGAGACAACACCTGTGACCACTCTGGTTGAGCTGGAGCAGATTCATCATCGCAAGACTGGGCGATTACTGGCATGTGCCTTGACAATGGGTGGTCGATTGGGCGGAGCTTCGGTGCAGCAACTGGAATCGCTGGCGCGTTATGGGTTTGCCATTGGCTTGGCATTTCAGATTGCTGATGACCTGCTGGATGTCGAAGGTTCATCGGAAAAGCTGGGGAAGCAGACACAAAAGGATGCCCAGGCCGGGAAGGCGACTTACCCTGGTTTTCTGGGAGTCGAAGCCAGCCGTGAGAGAGCGACAGATCTGGTCAAGCAGGCTTGTCGAGAACTGGAATTGTTCGGGCCACGAGGCCAGTGGTTGAGTGATCTGGCACTGTACATTATTGAACGTGATCACTAA
- the cysS gene encoding cysteine--tRNA ligase: MPLRVYSTLSRQKETFQTVEPGRVKMYLCGPTVYKPAHIGHMVGPVIFDTVKRYLAYSGYDVTFVVNITDVDDKLINKANEKGMTVEALAKQMTDDYFDNLKLMGVDSIDHFPYATDHIGDMLDMIGKLVEKGYAYPLNGDVYFRCTKDEDYGKLSRRSLEEMLTGTRAESMGGKESPADFALWKGSKPGEPAWDSPWGQGRPGWHIECSAMSKKILGDSIDIHGGGLDLMFPHHENELAQSESCTGHPFARYWMHNGLMQASGQAGKVGGQHDKKGDAESQIAGKLAGSQGAESVKTAVFAHHHPETVRFFLLATHYRSPIDFSLERIAETGKSLEGFFRLFELYERLTKKNFYSLIPAAKRSDSKPITAQTPDQQAFATELNGLKDRYLDAMDDDFNTGGAVGVLFEMRRVINGFISEKKLETGAGSAADLQLLTDAMTLVRELSLLLGVFREPRAKESSADDGLLDGLMQLIIQIRADARKSKNFAVADLIRNKLTELKLTLEDRPDGTLWKKA; the protein is encoded by the coding sequence ATGCCTCTCCGCGTCTACAGCACTCTTTCTCGGCAAAAGGAAACTTTTCAGACCGTTGAGCCCGGCAGGGTCAAAATGTACCTCTGCGGTCCCACTGTCTATAAGCCCGCTCACATCGGCCACATGGTCGGCCCCGTCATCTTCGACACCGTCAAACGCTACCTGGCCTACTCCGGCTATGACGTCACCTTCGTCGTCAACATTACCGATGTCGACGACAAGCTCATCAACAAAGCCAACGAAAAGGGCATGACAGTCGAAGCCCTCGCCAAACAGATGACCGACGACTATTTCGATAATTTGAAGCTCATGGGCGTCGACTCCATCGATCACTTCCCTTACGCCACTGACCATATTGGCGATATGCTCGACATGATCGGCAAACTGGTCGAAAAGGGTTACGCCTACCCGCTCAACGGCGATGTCTACTTCCGCTGCACCAAAGACGAAGATTACGGCAAGCTGAGCCGCCGCAGTCTCGAAGAAATGCTCACTGGCACACGGGCAGAATCGATGGGCGGGAAAGAATCCCCTGCCGACTTCGCCCTGTGGAAAGGCTCCAAACCTGGTGAACCTGCCTGGGACAGCCCCTGGGGTCAAGGTCGGCCCGGCTGGCACATTGAGTGCTCCGCCATGAGCAAGAAGATCCTCGGCGACTCGATCGACATCCACGGCGGCGGCCTCGATCTCATGTTCCCGCACCACGAGAACGAACTCGCCCAGAGCGAAAGCTGCACGGGCCATCCCTTCGCCCGCTACTGGATGCATAACGGCCTCATGCAGGCCAGCGGCCAGGCCGGCAAAGTCGGCGGCCAGCACGACAAAAAAGGTGACGCCGAATCCCAGATCGCCGGTAAGCTCGCAGGCTCACAAGGAGCAGAATCTGTCAAAACAGCCGTCTTTGCCCACCATCACCCGGAGACCGTTCGCTTCTTCCTCTTGGCAACTCACTACCGCAGCCCCATCGATTTCAGCCTCGAACGCATTGCCGAAACCGGCAAGAGCCTCGAGGGCTTTTTCCGACTGTTCGAACTTTACGAACGATTAACGAAGAAGAATTTCTACTCGCTCATCCCCGCAGCAAAACGAAGTGACTCAAAACCCATCACGGCCCAGACTCCTGATCAGCAAGCCTTCGCGACTGAACTCAACGGGCTGAAAGATCGCTACCTCGATGCGATGGACGACGACTTCAACACAGGTGGAGCCGTCGGTGTTCTTTTTGAAATGCGCCGTGTCATCAATGGCTTTATCTCCGAAAAGAAGCTCGAAACAGGGGCTGGTTCAGCCGCTGATCTGCAGTTGCTGACCGACGCCATGACTCTCGTGCGTGAACTCAGCCTGCTGCTGGGCGTCTTCCGTGAACCACGAGCCAAAGAATCCTCCGCAGACGACGGCCTGCTCGATGGTCTCATGCAGCTCATCATTCAGATTCGTGCCGATGCTCGAAAATCCAAAAACTTTGCTGTGGCCGACCTCATTCGCAACAAGCTCACCGAACTGAAGCTCACACTGGAGGATCGCCCCGACGGCACCCTCTGGAAAAAAGCTTGA
- a CDS encoding DUF4058 family protein, whose protein sequence is MKSISPGMDPLLESSWSDAHTSLCTYTRDQLQAKLPHDLRARLEEQVQLTLPEDELTGRIAASAVYHPNVQITESEFATNSSVSQTADIRLSTAKPHVVDFQPKNLFRRISVIERPTDRLITTIEFICPEYKSNTRRRLVFHERQEELLDAGVNLVEIDLVRAGEWTMFPDEDFVPQVCRNPYRIIVVRAELPDEAECYEVKLAEPLPNIAIPLRPTDQDVALEIQPLVSEAFEKAAYSTSDYERAPLPSYSAEENAWVMNRLTAAGIYRSPSDADQKAR, encoded by the coding sequence ATGAAAAGTATTTCTCCAGGAATGGATCCACTCCTCGAATCATCGTGGAGTGATGCCCATACCAGTCTTTGCACCTACACGAGAGACCAGCTTCAAGCCAAGCTCCCACACGACCTGCGGGCCCGACTCGAAGAGCAAGTTCAACTGACTCTTCCTGAAGATGAACTGACTGGCCGCATAGCAGCATCGGCTGTTTATCATCCGAATGTACAGATTACTGAGAGTGAATTTGCAACCAACTCTTCAGTCTCTCAGACTGCTGATATTCGCCTTTCAACAGCCAAACCCCATGTAGTTGATTTTCAACCCAAGAACCTCTTTCGACGAATTTCGGTCATTGAACGACCGACCGACCGTCTTATTACAACCATCGAATTCATCTGCCCAGAGTATAAGTCCAATACACGCCGAAGGCTTGTTTTTCATGAGAGGCAGGAAGAACTGCTTGATGCCGGTGTGAACCTGGTCGAGATCGACCTCGTGCGTGCAGGTGAATGGACGATGTTTCCTGACGAAGATTTTGTTCCACAAGTTTGCCGCAACCCCTATCGCATCATCGTCGTACGAGCTGAACTTCCCGACGAAGCGGAATGCTACGAGGTCAAACTGGCTGAACCGCTCCCGAACATTGCCATTCCACTCCGTCCGACGGATCAAGACGTAGCGCTCGAGATCCAACCACTTGTCAGTGAAGCCTTCGAAAAAGCCGCCTATTCCACGAGCGATTACGAACGAGCACCTTTGCCTTCTTATAGTGCCGAAGAAAATGCCTGGGTCATGAACCGCCTGACCGCTGCCGGTATCTACCGATCACCCAGCGATGCCGACCAGAAAGCCAGGTAA